The following are encoded in a window of Carassius auratus strain Wakin chromosome 6, ASM336829v1, whole genome shotgun sequence genomic DNA:
- the LOC113103895 gene encoding guanine nucleotide-binding protein G(I)/G(S)/G(T) subunit beta-1-like has protein sequence MSELDQLRQEAEQLKNQIRDARKACADATLSQITANIDPVGRIQMRTRRTLRGHLAKIYAMHWGTDSRLLVSASQDGKLIIWDSYTTNKVHAIPLRSSWVMTCAYAPSGNYVACGGLDNICSIYSLKTREGNVRVSRELAGHTGYLSCCRFLDDNQIVTSSGDTTCALWDIETGQQTTTFAGHTGDVMSLSLAPDTRLFVSGACDASAKLWDVREGMCRQTFTGHESDINAICFFPNGNAFATGSDDATCRLFDLRADQELMVYSHDNIICGITSVAFSKSGRLLLAGYDDFNCNVWDTLKADRAGVLAGHDNRVSCLGVTDDGMAVATGSWDSFLKIWN, from the exons ATGAGTGAACTGGACCAGTTACGCCAGGAGGCCGAGCAGCTGAAGAACCAGATCAGA GATGCAAGGAAAGCTTGTGCAGATGCCACACTATCACAG ATCACAGCCAACATCGACCCTGTTGGCCGAATCCAGATGCGCACAAGAAGAACACTGCGAGGACATTTGGCTAAAATCTACGCCATGCACTGGGGCACCGATTCCAG GCTGCTTGTCAGTGCCTCCCAGGATGGAAAACTCATTATTTGGGACAGTTATACCACAAATAAG gTCCACGCCATTCCTCTGCGCTCCTCCTGGGTGATGACCTGTGCCTATGCTCCTTCAGGGAATTACGTTGCTTGTGGAGGCTTAGACAACATCTGCTCCATCTACAGCCTCAAGACTCGCGAGGGGAACGTGCGCGTCAGCCGTGAGCTGGCCGGACACACAG GATACCTCTCTTGCTGCCGCTTCCTTGATGACAACCAGATTGTGACAAGTTCTGGCGACACCACCTG TGCTCTCTGGGACATAGAGACCGGTCAGCAGACGACCACATTCGCAGGTCACACCGGTGATGTGATGAGTCTGTCTCTGGCTCCGGACACCAGGCTGTTTGTGTCAGGAGCCTGCGATGCTTCCGCTAAACTCTGGGATGTCCGTGAGGGCATGTGCAGACAGACTTTCACTGGCCACGAGTCGGACATCAACGCCATCTGT TTCTTCCCCAACGGAAATGCGTTTGCGACTGGCTCTGATGATGCCACCTGCAGGCTCTTTGACCTGCGCGCTGACCAGGAGCTCATGGTCTACTCTCACGACAACATCATCTGTGGCATAACCTCTGTGGCCTTCTCGAAGAGCGGCCGCCTGTTGCTCGCCGGCTACGATGACTTCAACTGCAATGTGTGGGACACCCTCAAGGCTGACCGTGCTG GTGTGCTGGCTGGCCACGACAACAGAGTTAGCTGTCTGGGTGTAACTGATGACGGTATGGCAGTGGCTACAGGGTCCTGGGACAGCTTCCTCAAGATCTGGAACTGA